Genomic DNA from Deltaproteobacteria bacterium CG11_big_fil_rev_8_21_14_0_20_42_23:
TCTACTACTTCCAAGGTTGTTTCCATTCCTTTTGCTTCTTCAACAGTGATCACACCTTCTTTGCCCACTTTTTCCATAGCTTCTGCAATGATGTCACCGATGGTAGAATCGTTGTTCGCAGAAATAGTTCCTACTTGAGCAATTTCTTTGTGGTCTTTAGTTGGTTTTGAAAGTGTTTTCAATTCAGTAACTACAGCTTCAACCGCAAGGTCAATTCCGCGTTTAAGCGACATTGGGTTGTGACCAGCTGCAACAAGGCGTTGGCCTTCTGTGTAGATAGCTTGCGCCAAAACCGTTGCTGTTGTGGTTCCGTCTCCGGCGATGTCTGAAGTTTTTGAAGAAACTTCTTTCACCATTTGAGCGCCCATGTTTTCGAAATGATCAGAAAGCTCGATGTCTTTTGCAACTGAAACACCGTCTTTTGTGATAGTTGGGCTACCAAATGATTTTTGAAGAATTACGTTACGACCTTTTGGTCCAAGAGTAACCTTTACTGCATTCGCAAGAGTGTTTACACCTTTAAGGATTTTTTCTCTCGCCTCTTGGCTGAAAATAATATCTTTTGCCATGATTGAACTCCTTGTTAAAATTCTAGTTAGTCTGCTCGAGTGAGCAAAAATTATCCAACAATACCCAAAATATCATCTTCACGCATGATGATGAAATCTTCTCCGTCTACTTTCACTTCTGTTCCAGCGTATTTTGAGAACAAGATACGGTCGCCACTTTTCACTTCAAGTGGTTGAATTTTTCCGGAGTCGAGAATTTTTCCGTTTCCAACTGAAACAACTTCACCTTCTTGCGGCTTTTCTTTAGCAGAATCTGGAATGATGATCCCGCCTTTGGTTTTTTCTTCTTCAGATACACGCTTTACGAGTAAGCGATCTTGAAGAGGACGAAACTTTGGTGTACTCATGAAACCCTCCTTGTTAAAACAGCTTGTGGTTAAAAAAATGTTATTTTTTAGAAGTTTAGACATTTGGCACTCATCGAATGAGAGTGCTAACAGCTCAAACCAGGCTCACATATAATGCCATTCCTTCACTTGTCAAGAGATGGATGTTCATTTTTTGAATTCTCTCACAAAATTCTCCCGAACCAGGCCTGCGTTATGAGGAAGCAACCTTTTTCGAAACCTGCCGAAGAGTGATTGCGTGCGTCATAACGGCAGCGCAGTGCATCTTGCACTCTGGTGGGCTTTCGCTAGAAGAGCACGCTGCAAAAACTTCCTTATCTGGTGAAGGAGAAATGTAGGATCATCAGGAGGGACATCAAAGGATACTGTTTGAAGAATTTTACCATCACCAGCAAATCAGCCATAGTTGGCATTTTCCTGTTCACCACTCTTTTCTGCATCGCTTGCAGCCAAAGTGCGCAGCAGCACATTCCATTCATCCCCGAGTCTGAAACAGCGCCGCAAAGCGAGAGCCCACAAGCGCCGAGCTCAGACTTGGTAGCTACACTTTCCGATCAAGTAGGCGTTGAACGCATCACCTACCATATTGGGCCCATCAACCTCACCAGCAAAGAAAAATCTTACGAACAGGCTGAAGCCTTCAGCCAAATGAACTTCAAGCTCGATCATCCCATGTGGGTCTTGGGATTCGAACCAAAAGTGGTCACGGGCACTGGCGAAGAACTGCCAGCCCAACTGCTAAAACGCGTGAGCCTCATCAACAAACATGAAGACAACATTCTGTGTAAGGGGAAAAATGAAGGGAATACCTTTGCTGTTGCCAACAGTTTGCTCACCAAGGTCAACTTCCCCAAAGGCTACGGCTACCCACTTTTGCCGTCGGACCCCATTGAAGTGAATGCACATATGGAA
This window encodes:
- a CDS encoding co-chaperone GroES — translated: MSTPKFRPLQDRLLVKRVSEEEKTKGGIIIPDSAKEKPQEGEVVSVGNGKILDSGKIQPLEVKSGDRILFSKYAGTEVKVDGEDFIIMREDDILGIVG